Proteins co-encoded in one Waddlia chondrophila WSU 86-1044 genomic window:
- a CDS encoding rhomboid family intramembrane serine protease, with protein sequence MRLLHTFNNDRTAQEFSHFLKKEGVDNKLEISSITDWGSDDYGTLKCLLWIIDEDDVDEASKWLEEFLANPGDPKFKEGGFTPEAPPPKPQIKFKTKNIAISAKERANKFGVLTLYLILFCTVIFFATQTTKRPLETPPANFPLTPLFSSPIKKHLLYDYPATYEMTDKLVKAYGFDRLFEPQTLPPEGRYLLTQMYKIPMWHGFYPIILDSLKQGKALTGGKAPLFEKIREGEVWRLFTPILLHADIFHLFFNMIWLLVLGVQMEKRLGIFRMILFILISAAISNTAQYLMSGPDFIGFSGVLCGMIVFVWIRQKNAPWEGYHLQSSTMAFISIFVGAMAGIQLISFALELMGQPSLAPPIANTAHLSGALAGLIMAKVPFFSWKT encoded by the coding sequence ATGCGTCTTCTCCACACCTTTAATAACGACCGAACTGCCCAGGAATTTTCACACTTTCTTAAAAAAGAAGGAGTGGACAATAAACTGGAAATTTCATCCATTACCGATTGGGGCAGCGACGATTACGGGACATTGAAATGCCTTCTTTGGATCATTGACGAAGATGATGTAGACGAAGCTTCAAAATGGCTTGAGGAATTTCTAGCCAATCCAGGCGATCCGAAGTTCAAAGAGGGCGGATTCACGCCGGAAGCACCGCCTCCCAAACCACAAATTAAGTTCAAGACAAAAAACATCGCAATTTCCGCAAAGGAACGCGCAAATAAATTTGGTGTTTTGACGTTGTATTTGATCTTATTTTGCACAGTGATTTTTTTCGCAACGCAAACGACTAAGCGCCCCCTAGAGACACCTCCTGCCAACTTTCCTCTAACACCCCTTTTTTCATCCCCTATCAAAAAACACCTGCTCTACGACTATCCGGCAACCTACGAAATGACGGACAAATTAGTGAAAGCCTATGGATTCGACAGGCTGTTTGAACCTCAAACGCTTCCACCTGAAGGAAGATATCTGCTCACTCAGATGTACAAAATCCCGATGTGGCACGGTTTCTACCCGATCATTCTCGATTCACTCAAACAAGGCAAGGCGTTGACTGGAGGAAAAGCTCCTCTTTTTGAAAAGATCCGAGAAGGGGAAGTGTGGCGCCTTTTCACCCCTATTTTACTGCATGCGGATATCTTTCATCTATTTTTCAATATGATTTGGCTGCTTGTTCTAGGTGTGCAGATGGAAAAGCGGCTGGGAATTTTCCGCATGATCCTTTTTATCCTGATCTCTGCCGCAATCTCGAACACAGCTCAATATTTGATGAGTGGTCCAGATTTTATCGGATTTTCCGGAGTTTTATGCGGGATGATTGTGTTTGTTTGGATCAGGCAAAAAAACGCTCCCTGGGAAGGATATCACCTTCAATCCTCAACGATGGCTTTTATTTCCATCTTCGTTGGAGCCATGGCAGGAATCCAACTGATCTCTTTTGCCTTGGAGTTAATGGGTCAGCCTTCGCTTGCTCCTCCCATTGCCAACACCGCACACTTAAGCGGCGCGCTTGCCGGCCTTATCATGGCGAAAGTCCCTTTTTTTAGTTGGAAAACATAA
- a CDS encoding adenylyltransferase/cytidyltransferase family protein: MPLWVDDYQKKLLRPEELEDAVEGIKSRNRTIATLNGSFDLLHAGHLHIIYSASQTADCLIVALNTDASIQRYKSYDRPIIPLPFRLQMMAALEFVDFVTYFDETDPIKILSIIKPDIHVNGAEYGENCIEAETVKAYGGRVETVELVDGLSTSNIINKIASLKTHASSPHL; the protein is encoded by the coding sequence GTGCCTCTTTGGGTTGATGACTATCAAAAAAAACTTCTTCGTCCCGAAGAGCTAGAAGATGCTGTCGAAGGAATCAAAAGCAGAAATCGTACAATTGCAACCTTAAATGGGTCGTTTGACCTGCTCCATGCGGGCCATCTGCACATCATCTACTCAGCTTCCCAAACAGCCGACTGCCTGATCGTTGCTCTCAACACCGATGCCTCCATCCAGCGATACAAAAGTTACGACAGGCCGATCATTCCCCTTCCCTTTAGGCTTCAAATGATGGCAGCCCTTGAATTTGTCGATTTTGTGACCTATTTCGACGAGACTGATCCAATTAAAATTCTATCGATCATTAAACCTGACATCCATGTCAATGGCGCTGAATATGGTGAAAACTGCATTGAAGCAGAAACCGTAAAAGCGTATGGTGGAAGGGTCGAAACTGTCGAGCTGGTAGACGGGCTTTCGACTTCAAATATCATCAACAAAATCGCCAGCCTAAAAACACATGCGTCTTCTCCACACCTTTAA
- the tsaB gene encoding tRNA (adenosine(37)-N6)-threonylcarbamoyltransferase complex dimerization subunit type 1 TsaB, whose amino-acid sequence MLTLVVDVCSDRGIAAFIRNGKVGYFAGLPLGLHNSKFLMPKIEEGLKVLEIQSSQIELIAVGIGPGSYTGMRVGSMVAKALSFAHGIPLIGVSSLEGYLSDHQGIFAAMIDAKMAGCYLMKGRKKGNEVNYLTGPEVWKMEHIGSVLKDVDVIVSPHCRSLQEKFQKNDLNRQWEWQETAINVEHFASRAEKKYRDGEFSIDGSLDLLYMRG is encoded by the coding sequence ATGTTAACGTTAGTCGTTGATGTTTGTTCTGATAGAGGGATTGCCGCGTTTATTCGGAATGGAAAGGTCGGTTATTTTGCCGGCTTGCCCTTGGGATTGCACAACTCAAAATTTTTAATGCCTAAAATTGAAGAGGGGCTCAAGGTTCTCGAAATCCAATCCAGTCAGATTGAGTTGATTGCTGTTGGGATCGGCCCGGGATCGTATACCGGAATGAGAGTGGGGTCCATGGTTGCCAAAGCACTCTCTTTTGCGCATGGCATTCCTCTTATCGGCGTCTCTTCTCTTGAAGGGTATCTTTCCGATCATCAAGGGATCTTTGCAGCGATGATTGATGCAAAGATGGCTGGCTGTTATCTGATGAAAGGCAGAAAAAAGGGAAATGAGGTGAATTATTTGACAGGGCCTGAAGTGTGGAAAATGGAGCATATTGGTTCTGTGCTTAAAGATGTCGATGTGATTGTTTCTCCCCATTGCAGAAGTTTGCAGGAAAAATTTCAGAAAAATGATCTGAACCGGCAGTGGGAATGGCAGGAAACAGCGATCAACGTGGAGCATTTTGCTTCAAGAGCTGAAAAAAAATACAGGGACGGGGAATTTTCAATTGACGGATCTTTAGACCTTCTCTACATGAGGGGTTGA
- the lon gene encoding endopeptidase La: MLDEEMEDIEIEIENALFDSINNNSKDPVKDVIYPETIDIFPLIKRPFFPGMAAPLVIEPGPFYETLKRLAKSDHKCVGLLLAKSEEADIYKVKMKDLNKIGVLARILRIIPIEKGGAQVILNMEKRIKISKNVPAKKHLRAKVTYHDDQIKQSTKLKAYTISIISTIKDLLKLNPLFKEELQVFLSHSDFTEPGKIADFAVALTTASREELQGVLETFNVPKRIEKALILLKKELDLSRLQQNINQKIETTISKGQKDFFLREQLKTIKKELGIEKDDKTLDREKFENRLKDKIVPKDVRSVINDELEKLSVLEPLSSEYAVARSYLDWLTIIPWGIQSEECHDLERAEDVLQQDHYGLQDIKQRILEFISVGKLAGSVRGSIICIVGPPGVGKTSVGKSIARALNRKFYRFSVGGMRDEAEIKGHRRTYIGAMPGKMVQALKYCKTMNPVIMLDEVDKIGNSYQGDPASALLEVLDPEQNKDFLDHYLDVRCDLSDVLFIVTANVLDTIPEPLKDRMDILRLSGYIMEEKIEIANKYLIPRNRKLIGLKAKEISFTKPAIRQIIEGYAREAGVRSFENQIKKIMRKVALEIVKERAEWEKKKHKKGMELPAEKRLITPKTVEKYLGKPVFISEMFYKKNPIGVCTGLAWTALGGATLYIESIKVPAEKTKMKLTGQAGSVMKESSEIAWSFLHSSVHAYAPGFTFFEKSEVHMHIPEGATPKDGPSAGITMVTSLLSLLTNTPVIDKLGMTGELTLTGRVLPIGGVKEKLVAARRSELETIIFPKDNIGDYEKLPEYLKEGITVHFVEDYQQVYKIAFSNRKHLVGKE, from the coding sequence ATGTTAGACGAAGAAATGGAAGATATCGAAATAGAGATTGAAAACGCCCTTTTCGATTCGATCAACAACAACTCAAAAGATCCTGTCAAAGATGTGATCTATCCTGAAACAATCGATATTTTTCCTTTGATCAAGCGTCCCTTTTTCCCAGGAATGGCCGCTCCGTTGGTCATTGAGCCCGGCCCATTTTACGAAACGCTTAAAAGGCTGGCCAAATCCGACCACAAATGCGTCGGTCTTCTTCTAGCCAAATCTGAAGAAGCGGATATCTATAAAGTCAAGATGAAAGACCTCAATAAGATTGGCGTTCTTGCCAGGATTCTTCGGATTATTCCGATAGAAAAAGGCGGCGCCCAAGTGATCCTGAATATGGAAAAACGGATCAAGATATCTAAAAACGTCCCTGCAAAAAAACATTTGAGAGCCAAAGTCACCTATCACGACGATCAGATCAAGCAAAGCACTAAACTCAAAGCATACACCATCAGCATCATCTCAACAATTAAAGACTTGTTGAAGCTCAATCCTTTATTCAAGGAAGAGTTGCAAGTTTTCCTCAGCCATTCCGACTTTACCGAACCGGGAAAAATCGCCGATTTTGCCGTCGCGCTGACAACGGCCAGCCGCGAAGAACTCCAGGGAGTGCTGGAAACGTTCAATGTGCCAAAAAGAATTGAAAAAGCTTTGATTCTTCTGAAGAAGGAATTGGATCTCAGCCGCCTCCAGCAAAACATCAACCAAAAAATCGAAACAACGATCTCCAAAGGGCAAAAAGATTTTTTTCTAAGGGAGCAACTGAAAACAATCAAAAAAGAGCTTGGCATTGAAAAAGATGACAAAACTCTCGACAGAGAAAAATTCGAGAACCGCCTTAAAGACAAGATCGTACCGAAAGATGTCAGATCCGTGATCAACGACGAGTTGGAAAAGCTTTCCGTGCTTGAGCCTTTGTCCTCGGAATACGCCGTGGCCCGCAGCTACCTGGACTGGCTGACAATCATTCCTTGGGGAATTCAAAGCGAGGAGTGCCACGATCTCGAACGGGCTGAGGATGTATTGCAGCAAGACCACTACGGCTTGCAAGATATTAAACAGCGCATCCTGGAGTTTATCAGCGTCGGCAAGCTCGCCGGAAGTGTGCGCGGCAGCATTATTTGCATCGTCGGTCCTCCGGGAGTGGGTAAAACCAGTGTTGGAAAAAGCATCGCCCGTGCTCTTAACCGCAAATTTTATCGCTTTTCTGTCGGGGGAATGCGGGATGAAGCAGAAATTAAGGGCCACCGCCGCACCTATATTGGGGCGATGCCGGGAAAGATGGTTCAAGCCTTGAAATACTGTAAAACGATGAATCCTGTCATCATGCTCGATGAGGTGGATAAAATCGGAAACAGCTACCAAGGCGATCCGGCTTCAGCATTGCTGGAAGTGCTTGATCCTGAACAAAACAAAGATTTCCTCGACCATTATCTCGATGTGCGCTGCGATCTGTCGGACGTTCTTTTTATCGTCACAGCCAATGTTCTCGATACAATTCCGGAACCTCTAAAGGATCGGATGGATATCTTGCGCCTTTCCGGATATATCATGGAAGAGAAGATCGAAATTGCAAACAAATATCTGATCCCCCGCAACCGCAAGCTGATTGGATTAAAAGCAAAAGAGATCTCATTTACCAAGCCTGCAATCCGTCAAATTATCGAAGGTTATGCGCGGGAAGCCGGCGTTAGAAGTTTTGAAAACCAAATCAAAAAAATCATGCGCAAGGTGGCGCTGGAAATCGTCAAAGAAAGAGCTGAATGGGAAAAGAAAAAGCACAAGAAAGGGATGGAGCTTCCAGCCGAGAAAAGACTGATCACTCCAAAGACGGTGGAAAAATATCTTGGCAAGCCGGTTTTCATTTCTGAAATGTTCTATAAGAAAAATCCTATCGGAGTATGCACCGGATTGGCCTGGACTGCTCTCGGAGGTGCGACCCTCTATATTGAATCCATCAAAGTGCCAGCTGAAAAAACAAAAATGAAGCTTACCGGACAAGCCGGATCGGTCATGAAAGAGTCTTCGGAAATTGCATGGAGCTTTTTGCACAGCTCAGTGCACGCTTACGCTCCAGGGTTCACCTTTTTTGAAAAATCGGAGGTACACATGCATATTCCTGAAGGAGCAACCCCAAAAGACGGCCCTTCAGCTGGAATCACCATGGTCACATCCCTTCTGTCGCTCTTAACCAACACGCCTGTGATCGATAAACTAGGGATGACCGGTGAGTTAACATTAACCGGCCGTGTTCTTCCAATCGGCGGAGTCAAGGAGAAGTTAGTTGCTGCACGCAGATCCGAGCTGGAAACGATCATTTTTCCAAAAGACAACATCGGCGACTACGAAAAGCTTCCTGAATACCTAAAAGAAGGAATTACAGTCCATTTCGTCGAAGACTATCAACAAGTCTACAAGATCGCTTTTTCCAATCGAAAACATTTAGTAGGCAAGGAGTAA
- the dnaJ gene encoding molecular chaperone DnaJ, which produces MTDYYEVLGISKNASSDEIKKAYRKMALKYHPDRNSGDAEAEKKFKEISEAYEVLSDDQKRQLYDRYGKDGLRGAGMSGGPGFASMDEALRTFMGAFGGMGADSIFDSFFGGGEGFARAQGGSKRQGASKRANITLNFAEAAKGVDKELAITNYVVCSACNGKRACSSDGIKTCDRCGGQGQVFEQRGFFSMSMTCPQCHGEGQMVTDPCKECHGKGMTKKKQHVKVHIPPGVDSGMRLKMAGYGDAGPNGGPPGDLYVFINVKPHDVFERQGDDILLDLPVSFSEAALGTKKEVPSLTDHSCRITIPEGTQSGKILRVRKEGFPNVHGHGKGDLLVRIFVETPTNLSKKQREILEEFAKLESPANLPKRKGFLDKLKGLFC; this is translated from the coding sequence ATGACTGATTATTACGAAGTTTTAGGGATTTCTAAGAATGCATCTTCCGATGAGATTAAAAAAGCTTATCGTAAGATGGCTTTAAAGTATCATCCTGACCGAAATTCGGGAGATGCGGAAGCAGAAAAAAAATTCAAAGAGATTTCAGAAGCTTACGAAGTGCTCAGTGATGATCAAAAACGGCAGCTTTACGATCGCTACGGAAAGGATGGTTTACGAGGCGCCGGTATGAGCGGAGGCCCCGGTTTTGCTTCTATGGATGAAGCGTTGCGCACGTTCATGGGAGCATTTGGAGGCATGGGCGCCGATTCGATTTTCGATAGTTTCTTTGGCGGCGGCGAAGGATTTGCCCGAGCTCAGGGAGGCAGCAAGCGCCAGGGAGCGAGCAAGCGTGCGAATATCACGCTTAATTTTGCAGAAGCTGCAAAAGGGGTCGACAAGGAGTTGGCGATTACGAATTATGTCGTGTGCAGTGCTTGCAATGGGAAGAGGGCCTGTTCTTCCGATGGCATCAAAACTTGTGATCGATGCGGGGGCCAAGGTCAAGTCTTTGAGCAACGTGGTTTTTTCAGCATGTCCATGACCTGTCCGCAGTGTCACGGTGAAGGGCAAATGGTGACCGATCCTTGCAAGGAGTGTCATGGAAAGGGGATGACCAAGAAAAAGCAGCATGTCAAGGTGCATATTCCTCCTGGGGTCGATTCAGGCATGAGGCTTAAGATGGCGGGGTACGGAGATGCCGGACCCAACGGAGGCCCTCCTGGAGATTTGTATGTATTTATCAATGTTAAGCCTCATGATGTATTTGAGCGTCAAGGAGACGACATTCTTCTTGATCTTCCTGTAAGTTTTTCTGAAGCGGCTTTGGGTACAAAAAAAGAGGTGCCCTCTCTGACAGACCACTCTTGCCGAATCACGATTCCTGAAGGGACGCAAAGCGGAAAAATTCTCCGCGTGAGAAAAGAAGGGTTTCCCAATGTGCATGGCCATGGAAAAGGGGATCTGCTTGTGCGGATTTTTGTTGAAACGCCTACTAATCTTTCTAAAAAGCAGCGCGAAATTCTCGAAGAGTTTGCAAAGTTGGAAAGCCCGGCAAACCTTCCTAAGAGAAAGGGATTTCTTGATAAGTTGAAAGGCTTATTTTGCTGA
- a CDS encoding glycosyltransferase, whose amino-acid sequence MSTDAAILTEALTAQGAQVRRVDRKSWKVSSADINIFCEHMVPKYFSKAAKNWFIPNPEWFGQNLEDLKNIDLILCRTKEVERIFNDLGMKTYFLGFTSPDCFQPHVVKRSDQYLHLAGNSTYKGTDATVKAWMANQSFPLLTVISKKKAPPSDLTPNVKWEQKYVSKEELLDVLNRSAIHLCPSEAEGFGHYISEAMSCGAVVVTTDAPPMNEFIRDPRFLIPYESASKHDLAMKYYVSAADVEAKVREITQLSPGELKAVGEANRQRYLEMKKNFEENIEQLIAPYARG is encoded by the coding sequence TTGTCAACTGATGCTGCTATTCTCACTGAAGCTTTGACAGCACAAGGAGCTCAGGTGCGCAGGGTTGACCGCAAAAGCTGGAAGGTTTCTTCTGCGGATATCAATATTTTTTGTGAGCACATGGTTCCAAAATACTTTTCGAAAGCGGCCAAAAACTGGTTTATTCCGAATCCGGAGTGGTTTGGGCAGAATTTAGAGGATTTAAAAAACATCGACTTAATTCTGTGCAGAACAAAAGAAGTGGAAAGAATTTTTAACGATTTGGGAATGAAAACCTATTTTTTAGGATTTACATCTCCTGACTGCTTTCAACCACATGTGGTTAAAAGATCGGATCAATATTTGCATTTAGCCGGAAACAGCACATACAAAGGAACAGATGCAACTGTTAAAGCATGGATGGCAAACCAAAGTTTTCCTTTATTGACCGTCATTAGCAAAAAAAAAGCTCCTCCGAGTGATTTGACGCCCAATGTCAAATGGGAGCAGAAGTATGTGTCGAAGGAGGAGCTTTTAGATGTTTTAAATAGATCCGCTATTCACTTATGTCCTAGTGAAGCAGAGGGGTTTGGACATTACATTTCAGAGGCGATGTCTTGTGGGGCTGTCGTTGTGACAACGGATGCTCCTCCCATGAACGAGTTTATTAGAGATCCTCGATTTCTCATCCCTTACGAATCTGCTAGCAAACATGACCTGGCAATGAAATATTACGTTTCCGCTGCCGATGTAGAAGCAAAGGTACGTGAAATCACGCAATTATCTCCAGGTGAATTAAAAGCTGTCGGAGAAGCTAATCGACAACGCTATTTGGAGATGAAAAAAAACTTCGAAGAAAATATTGAGCAGTTGATTGCGCCTTATGCGCGCGGATGA
- a CDS encoding deoxyguanosinetriphosphate triphosphohydrolase family protein, protein MKELPSFYPLNVAENVSPLLEKCRKKAQENEKANMHPMAAFSDSHKRYKLSEVDHRLPYKRDVDRIVHSKAYARYIDKTQVAYLIENDHITHRGLHVQLVGNFARGIAEILRLNLDLVEAVSLGHDVGHPPFGHEGEGYLSELTQEYGGYAFAHPYQSCRLFSKIEPLNLGLTVYDGILCHDGGMRKTHLEPRYGKTWDDHFKDLETKLKYPEETIIPATLEGCLVKLCDTMSYLGKDIEDAINLGIIERRDVPETLLGKSNREILKALACDIISNSFEKNYIAISDEAFEALKILRVFNFERIYQDPSLKKESAKVKRSYRILFEYLLQDFERQQENSYLWKNFLENKPEAYLKESSPIQKTADFIAGMTDSYFIRTLEKVFVPTRIEWRSC, encoded by the coding sequence ATGAAAGAACTCCCCAGCTTTTACCCCTTAAACGTAGCGGAGAACGTTTCTCCGCTTCTTGAGAAATGCCGCAAAAAGGCGCAGGAAAATGAAAAAGCCAACATGCATCCCATGGCGGCTTTTTCAGATAGCCATAAGCGTTATAAGTTGAGCGAGGTTGACCATCGTTTGCCGTATAAGAGGGATGTCGATCGAATCGTGCATTCCAAGGCTTATGCGCGCTATATCGATAAGACACAAGTTGCCTACCTTATTGAAAATGACCATATTACGCATCGAGGTCTTCATGTGCAGCTTGTCGGTAATTTTGCCCGGGGCATTGCGGAGATCTTGCGGTTGAATCTGGATTTAGTGGAAGCTGTCTCTCTCGGCCACGATGTCGGCCATCCGCCGTTTGGCCATGAAGGGGAGGGGTACTTATCTGAGCTAACTCAGGAATATGGCGGGTATGCATTTGCCCATCCTTATCAATCATGCCGATTATTTTCAAAAATTGAACCTCTGAATCTCGGATTGACCGTTTACGACGGGATCCTTTGCCATGACGGAGGAATGCGTAAAACGCATTTGGAGCCCCGATATGGGAAAACTTGGGATGATCATTTTAAAGATCTGGAAACAAAGCTTAAATATCCGGAAGAAACGATCATTCCTGCGACGTTGGAAGGGTGTCTGGTCAAACTTTGCGACACAATGAGTTACCTTGGAAAAGATATCGAAGACGCGATCAATTTGGGGATCATCGAACGGAGGGATGTGCCCGAGACTTTGCTTGGAAAATCGAATCGGGAAATCTTAAAAGCGTTGGCCTGCGATATCATCTCCAACAGTTTTGAAAAAAATTACATTGCGATTTCCGATGAAGCGTTCGAAGCTTTGAAAATATTGAGGGTATTTAATTTTGAAAGGATCTATCAGGATCCAAGCTTGAAAAAAGAGTCGGCTAAAGTGAAGCGCAGCTATCGCATCCTTTTTGAATACCTTTTACAAGATTTCGAACGCCAGCAGGAAAACAGTTATCTTTGGAAAAACTTTCTCGAGAACAAGCCTGAGGCGTATTTGAAGGAGTCTTCTCCAATTCAAAAAACGGCAGATTTTATTGCCGGTATGACCGACAGTTATTTCATCCGCACCTTGGAAAAGGTCTTTGTGCCCACCCGTATTGAGTGGCGTTCATGTTAA
- the xerA gene encoding site-specific tyrosine recombinase/integron integrase produces the protein MMNYLDACCRFIHQLRVVKNASEHTIRNYAIDLNIFKQHLEQEWQSDEDFALNRIERRQIRGFLAMMNSKGASKRTILRRLSSLRTFFKWAFANQLITSNPIEEIESPKLEKTIPTPLSYTQVEHLFSLPEIETLLGSRDRCMMELFYSSGLRVSELVGLNKNDVDITTRLMKVRGKGKKERVIPVTHNAVYWIQKYLRHPERKFSCEENHAIFLNKLGTRLSVRSVDRNFKRYLIKSGLGGNVTPHTIRHTIATHWLENGMDLKTIQTLLGHESLSSTTIYTHVDATLKRKIYKQAHPRA, from the coding sequence ATGATGAATTACCTTGATGCATGCTGCCGTTTTATCCACCAGCTTAGGGTCGTCAAAAATGCCTCCGAGCACACCATCCGCAATTACGCAATCGATTTAAACATATTTAAACAACATCTTGAACAGGAATGGCAGAGCGATGAAGACTTTGCACTCAATCGCATCGAACGGCGTCAGATCCGCGGATTTCTCGCGATGATGAACAGCAAAGGAGCAAGCAAACGGACTATTTTAAGGCGCTTGTCTTCGCTTCGCACATTTTTCAAATGGGCATTTGCCAATCAACTGATCACTTCAAATCCTATTGAGGAGATCGAGAGTCCCAAACTGGAGAAAACAATCCCTACACCTCTTTCCTATACACAGGTGGAACACCTTTTCTCTCTACCCGAAATTGAAACGCTGCTGGGATCGCGCGACCGCTGCATGATGGAGCTGTTCTACAGCTCGGGCTTGCGTGTAAGCGAGCTGGTCGGACTTAACAAAAATGATGTAGACATTACAACGCGCTTAATGAAAGTCAGAGGAAAAGGAAAAAAAGAAAGAGTGATTCCAGTAACACACAACGCTGTCTATTGGATACAGAAATATCTCAGACATCCTGAAAGGAAATTCAGCTGCGAAGAAAATCACGCAATATTCCTCAATAAATTAGGAACGAGGCTATCGGTGCGATCCGTTGATCGAAACTTTAAGAGATATCTCATTAAATCCGGACTGGGAGGAAATGTAACGCCGCATACAATCCGGCACACAATTGCTACCCACTGGCTGGAAAACGGCATGGATCTCAAAACGATTCAAACTCTTCTAGGCCACGAATCGTTATCCTCAACAACGATCTATACTCATGTTGACGCAACGTTAAAGAGAAAAATCTACAAACAAGCTCATCCGCGCGCATAA
- the rpsU gene encoding 30S ribosomal protein S21, translating to MTTVKVRPGESIDKALRALKKRLDKEGVMKSVKAHRFYMKPSIKKRAKSKAALKYRR from the coding sequence ATGACGACAGTAAAAGTTCGACCTGGTGAATCGATAGATAAGGCATTGCGCGCTCTTAAAAAACGCCTTGATAAGGAAGGAGTCATGAAATCTGTAAAGGCCCATCGCTTTTACATGAAGCCATCCATCAAAAAGCGTGCGAAATCTAAAGCTGCTTTGAAATATAGAAGATAA
- a CDS encoding ribonuclease Z produces the protein MSVRDITILGCSSQQPTRFRNQGAYLVRWNDEGLLFDPGEGTQRQFIFANVSPTCVSRIFISHFHGDHCLGLPSMLMRLNLDKITHTVHCYYPASGQKFFNRLRRGTIYHETIKIEEHPIHESGIVVDDGHFKIEAAFLEHGIDNIGWRITEPDTRKFDDRQLQNFGISGKMVRELKEKGAITINGARIALDDVSWIRKGDALAVVIDTRKCPQAIELAKGAKTLICESTYLDEHRKLAHAHYHMTAKEAAEIAKEAGVQHLILTHFSARYLDSSAFEKEAGEVFPNVSAADDLKKFPFPR, from the coding sequence ATGAGCGTTAGAGACATCACAATATTGGGCTGCTCAAGCCAGCAGCCGACAAGATTCAGAAATCAGGGAGCCTACCTCGTCCGCTGGAACGATGAAGGGCTTCTTTTTGATCCGGGCGAAGGAACGCAAAGGCAGTTTATCTTTGCCAATGTTTCCCCCACCTGTGTCTCCAGAATCTTTATTTCACACTTTCACGGCGACCACTGTTTGGGACTCCCCTCCATGCTAATGCGGCTGAATTTGGATAAAATTACCCATACAGTGCATTGCTACTATCCTGCTTCGGGTCAAAAATTTTTCAATAGACTGAGGCGAGGGACAATTTATCACGAAACGATCAAGATTGAAGAGCATCCGATCCATGAATCAGGCATTGTTGTTGATGACGGGCATTTTAAAATTGAAGCCGCTTTTCTCGAACATGGAATTGACAACATCGGATGGCGAATCACAGAACCCGACACAAGAAAATTCGATGACCGCCAGTTACAGAATTTCGGCATAAGCGGAAAAATGGTGCGAGAGTTGAAAGAAAAAGGAGCAATCACCATCAATGGAGCCCGCATCGCTTTAGATGATGTCAGCTGGATCCGTAAAGGAGACGCCCTGGCAGTTGTGATCGACACGCGCAAATGTCCGCAAGCTATAGAGTTGGCAAAAGGAGCTAAAACACTCATTTGCGAAAGCACCTATCTGGACGAGCATCGCAAGCTTGCGCATGCCCACTATCACATGACTGCAAAAGAAGCCGCCGAAATCGCAAAAGAGGCCGGTGTCCAGCACCTTATCCTGACACACTTTTCCGCGCGCTATTTAGACAGCTCGGCTTTCGAGAAAGAGGCCGGTGAAGTCTTTCCGAATGTATCAGCAGCGGATGATCTTAAAAAATTCCCCTTCCCCAGATGA